A region of Paenimyroides aestuarii DNA encodes the following proteins:
- the bla gene encoding subclass B1 metallo-beta-lactamase: protein MKIIQLFLLSVISIITLSCSTQKKKLESKKVYQSETLVITQVSPNVYQHTSFLQTESFGNVPCNGMIVYNNNETVVIDTPVNDEISEELIQWIQKNLKSKINAIVPTHFHDDCLGGLHAFHKYRISSIGNEKTIEIAKEKQLPFPLKSFTNQEQIAVGKHLVTLYFFGEGHTKDNIVAYYPHEKALFGGCLIKELNATKGNLADANEAAWATTATKLKSTITDAEIVIPGHGAVGNSNLIDYTIKLFTQK from the coding sequence ATGAAAATCATTCAATTATTTTTGCTTTCTGTGATTTCGATAATAACTTTAAGTTGTTCTACACAAAAGAAAAAATTAGAAAGCAAAAAAGTTTATCAGTCCGAAACATTAGTCATTACACAAGTTTCTCCGAATGTGTATCAGCACACTTCGTTTTTGCAAACCGAAAGTTTTGGCAATGTTCCCTGCAACGGAATGATTGTTTACAACAATAACGAAACGGTGGTTATTGATACACCCGTAAACGATGAAATTTCAGAAGAATTGATTCAATGGATTCAAAAAAACTTAAAAAGTAAAATCAATGCAATTGTTCCCACGCATTTTCACGATGATTGTTTGGGTGGATTACATGCATTTCATAAATACCGAATTTCATCAATCGGAAACGAAAAAACAATCGAAATTGCAAAAGAAAAACAACTTCCTTTTCCTTTAAAATCGTTTACAAATCAAGAACAAATAGCAGTAGGAAAGCACCTTGTAACACTTTATTTTTTTGGTGAAGGGCATACAAAAGACAATATTGTAGCTTATTATCCACATGAAAAAGCGCTGTTTGGCGGCTGCTTGATTAAAGAATTAAACGCTACAAAAGGAAATTTAGCCGATGCCAATGAAGCTGCTTGGGCAACAACAGCAACCAAATTAAAAAGCACGATTACCGATGCCGAAATAGTAATTCCGGGGCATGGTGCCGTTGGAAACAGCAACTTAATTGATTACACCATAAAATTATTCACACAGAAATAA
- the rpoN gene encoding RNA polymerase factor sigma-54 encodes MLKQNLQLKLSQKLSPQQIQLMKLIQLPTLAFEQRLKEELVENPALESGKEETNEADDFQDNSDEFDEFDNEHIDTDDINIDDYLSDDEIPDYKLKSNNYSDDDDDTFMPIEAQISFHQSLIEQLNTFILTDEQRIIAEFLIGSMDDMGYIRRDIQDIVDDMAFTQGIYASEEQVQQILENIIHELEPSGVGARDLQECLSLQLQSKTPNESIDLAKDIIENQFEAFTKKHYDKLLQKYNVTQSQLRKAIDEIEKLNPKPGGSFSGSSRAIEHIIPDFTVKVDDGEIELLLNSRNAPELHVSKDYQEMLQTYKETNQKSSAQKDAVQFIKQKLDGAKWFIDAIKQRQETLFVTMSAIIEYQKEYFLDGDETKIRPMILKDIADMVGLDISTISRVANSKYVDTPYGTKLIKEFFSEAMMNDQGEEVSTIEIKKILQNIIEDEDKQKPLPDDKLAEMLKEKGYPIARRTVAKYREQLDIPVARMRKKI; translated from the coding sequence ATGTTAAAGCAAAACTTACAATTAAAATTATCGCAGAAATTATCGCCGCAGCAAATTCAGTTAATGAAACTGATTCAATTGCCCACGCTTGCTTTTGAACAACGCTTAAAAGAAGAGTTGGTAGAAAATCCTGCCTTAGAATCGGGCAAAGAAGAAACCAACGAAGCCGATGATTTTCAGGATAATTCAGATGAATTTGATGAATTCGACAATGAGCATATCGACACAGATGACATCAATATCGATGATTATTTAAGCGATGATGAAATTCCTGATTATAAATTAAAAAGCAATAATTACAGCGACGACGATGACGATACGTTCATGCCTATCGAAGCACAAATTAGTTTTCATCAAAGTTTAATTGAGCAACTAAACACGTTTATTTTAACCGACGAACAACGAATTATTGCCGAGTTCTTGATAGGTAGCATGGACGATATGGGCTATATTCGCCGCGATATTCAAGATATTGTAGATGATATGGCATTCACCCAAGGCATTTACGCCAGTGAAGAACAAGTGCAGCAAATTCTTGAAAACATTATTCACGAATTGGAACCAAGCGGCGTGGGTGCACGCGATTTGCAAGAGTGTTTATCACTACAGTTGCAAAGCAAAACGCCCAATGAATCGATCGATTTGGCTAAAGATATTATTGAAAATCAATTTGAGGCTTTCACCAAAAAACATTACGATAAATTGTTGCAAAAATACAATGTAACCCAATCGCAACTTCGAAAAGCTATTGATGAAATTGAAAAATTAAACCCTAAACCAGGCGGAAGTTTTTCGGGCAGTTCAAGAGCAATTGAACATATTATTCCCGATTTTACCGTGAAGGTTGATGATGGCGAAATTGAACTATTGCTCAACAGCCGAAATGCTCCCGAATTGCACGTTTCAAAAGACTATCAGGAAATGTTGCAAACCTATAAAGAAACCAATCAAAAATCAAGCGCACAAAAAGATGCTGTGCAATTCATTAAACAAAAGTTAGACGGTGCCAAATGGTTCATCGATGCCATTAAACAACGCCAAGAAACCCTTTTTGTGACCATGAGTGCGATTATTGAATATCAAAAAGAATATTTTTTAGACGGCGACGAAACTAAAATACGTCCGATGATTTTAAAAGATATTGCCGATATGGTGGGCTTAGACATTTCAACCATTTCGCGGGTTGCCAACAGCAAATATGTGGACACGCCTTATGGCACCAAACTGATTAAAGAGTTTTTCTCTGAAGCAATGATGAACGATCAAGGCGAAGAAGTTTCTACCATAGAAATTAAAAAGATTTTGCAAAACATTATTGAAGATGAAGACAAACAAAAACCATTGCCCGATGATAAATTGGCAGAAATGTTAAAAGAAAAAGGATACCCAATTGCCCGCCGAACGGTTGCAAAATACCGCGAACAGCTTGATATTCCGGTAGCCCGTATGCGCAAAAAAATTTAA
- a CDS encoding DMT family transporter: MNWILLIIGGLFEVAFTYCIGRAHTAAGTEKYAWYLGFLISVSISMALLIKASKTLPLGTAYAVWSGIGAVGSVTMGILFFKEPADFWRMFFIFTLIGSIVGLKMVSAH, encoded by the coding sequence ATGAACTGGATTTTATTGATTATTGGCGGTTTGTTCGAAGTTGCTTTTACTTATTGTATTGGCAGGGCACATACAGCTGCCGGAACAGAAAAATATGCGTGGTATTTAGGTTTTTTGATAAGTGTTTCTATTAGTATGGCATTGCTTATAAAAGCCAGTAAAACCTTGCCTTTGGGTACAGCTTATGCGGTGTGGAGTGGGATAGGAGCTGTGGGCTCGGTAACCATGGGGATTTTGTTTTTTAAGGAACCAGCCGATTTTTGGCGTATGTTTTTTATTTTTACATTGATTGGATCGATTGTAGGATTAAAAATGGTTTCGGCACATTAA
- a CDS encoding DinB family protein: MSIKKAILIELEREKENTKRIISRLKNEHFSYKPHEKSNTLGVLANHIVELHNWVDFVLTKDTFDFHTDYQQPKLSSVEELLQTLEADFLKNKAIIEQMDETVVFENWTLKAGDHVIVSLPKTGALRFLVTNHLVHHRGQLTVYMRLLDIPVPGVYGPSADDKA; encoded by the coding sequence ATGAGCATTAAAAAAGCAATACTGATTGAACTAGAACGCGAAAAAGAAAACACCAAGCGCATCATCAGTAGATTAAAAAACGAACATTTTAGTTATAAACCACATGAAAAATCTAATACTTTAGGTGTATTGGCAAATCATATTGTGGAGTTGCACAATTGGGTAGATTTTGTGCTTACTAAAGATACATTTGATTTTCATACTGATTATCAACAACCCAAACTATCATCCGTAGAGGAATTGTTGCAAACATTAGAAGCAGATTTTCTGAAAAACAAGGCAATTATTGAACAAATGGATGAAACCGTTGTTTTTGAAAATTGGACGTTGAAAGCAGGTGATCATGTAATTGTTTCGTTGCCCAAAACAGGTGCGTTGCGTTTCTTGGTTACCAATCATTTGGTGCATCATCGCGGACAGTTAACGGTTTATATGCGTTTGTTAGACATCCCGGTTCCTGGGGTTTATGGACCATCGGCAGATGATAAAGCCTAA
- a CDS encoding RHS repeat domain-containing protein — MKNKDLTFLERGYTGHEHLQGVGLINMNARLYDPKLHRFLAPDNFIQDPSNSQNYNRYGYVMNNPLKFLNINLKRVKCLGLF; from the coding sequence ATGAAGAATAAAGATTTAACGTTCTTAGAAAGAGGATACACAGGACACGAACATTTGCAAGGTGTTGGTTTAATAAACATGAATGCCCGCTTGTATGACCCTAAATTGCATCGTTTCCTTGCACCGGATAATTTTATACAAGATCCAAGCAATTCACAGAATTACAACCGTTACGGATATGTAATGAATAATCCGTTAAAATTTCTCAATATCAATTTGAAAAGAGTGAAGTGCTTAGGTCTTTTTTAG
- a CDS encoding YqiA/YcfP family alpha/beta fold hydrolase, translating to MQYVYIHGFGTTGANSIKFKKIQAHAWANNATAIALEWNEQQSDILEQLTWQLVNQINWNEPVCLIGSSTGGNFTYQLLEQFADKELSFVLINPLLNVEQRKTDNYLFPMLLANQLKNPPADLANGLILLGKNDEILDYHYTYERLFELNKIIVGEWNHTLSDLDTAELLRLIDSVNEVI from the coding sequence ATGCAGTACGTTTACATTCACGGTTTTGGTACCACAGGCGCAAACAGCATCAAGTTCAAAAAAATTCAGGCACATGCATGGGCAAATAATGCAACAGCAATTGCATTGGAATGGAATGAACAGCAGTCGGATATTTTGGAACAACTTACATGGCAACTTGTTAACCAAATTAATTGGAACGAACCGGTTTGTTTGATTGGATCGTCAACAGGGGGAAATTTCACCTATCAACTTTTAGAACAATTTGCAGATAAAGAACTATCATTTGTATTGATAAATCCTTTGTTGAACGTAGAACAACGAAAAACAGACAATTATCTTTTTCCTATGTTGCTGGCAAATCAATTGAAAAATCCACCGGCAGATTTAGCCAACGGATTGATTCTTTTAGGAAAAAACGACGAAATTTTAGATTATCATTATACCTACGAACGTTTATTTGAATTAAACAAAATTATTGTAGGCGAATGGAATCACACTTTGAGTGATTTAGATACTGCAGAACTATTACGCTTGATTGATTCTGTTAATGAAGTGATTTAA
- a CDS encoding DUF3060 domain-containing protein has protein sequence MKKHLKIIAVIGLGIASLTTSAMIPNTLSIKTEKHQKEIIIEGVGVTKTVEVTGDETIRIEGTNNKITIIGACDLIKIEGVDNVVTVDDVKTIQIEGTGNKVNYKKSSAADGKAKTSVAGVNNKITKI, from the coding sequence ATGAAAAAGCATTTAAAAATAATTGCGGTTATTGGCTTAGGAATTGCTTCCTTGACTACATCTGCTATGATACCAAACACTCTTTCTATAAAAACTGAAAAACACCAAAAAGAAATTATTATTGAAGGTGTGGGCGTAACCAAAACGGTTGAAGTAACTGGCGATGAAACCATTCGTATTGAAGGAACCAATAACAAAATCACCATTATTGGCGCATGTGATTTGATTAAAATTGAAGGTGTGGATAACGTAGTAACGGTTGACGATGTGAAAACCATACAAATTGAAGGTACGGGTAATAAAGTAAACTACAAAAAGTCATCGGCAGCAGATGGCAAAGCCAAAACTTCGGTCGCAGGCGTAAACAACAAAATAACGAAAATATAA
- the asnS gene encoding asparagine--tRNA ligase: MKHTKIKDLLAGSSLLQEVVAKGWVRSFRNNQFIALNDGSTIHNIQCVLELDAFPEEIIKRITTGAAISVKGTLVESQGKGQKYEIQAHTMEILGDSDAEKYPIQPKKHSLEFLRENAHLRIRTNMFGAIMRVRSTLSYAVHKYFQDNGFFYVNTPIVTGSDAEGAGEMFQVTSLPLDGSAPRNEDGSINYKEDFFGKHTNLTVSGQLEAETYAMALGQVYTFGPTFRAENSNTSRHLAEFWMIEPEVAFNNLDDNMDLAEDFIKFVIKYTLEKCEDDLKLLETRLIEEEKSKPQAERSEMRLIEKLQFVLENNFKRVSYTEAIDILKASKPNKNKKFQYIIDEWGADLQSEHERFLVEKHFKCPVILFDYPAKIKAFYMRLNEDGKTVRAMDILFPGIGEIVGGSQREERYEVLVEKMQALNIPEEELWWYLDTRKFGSAVHSGFGLGFERLVLFVTGMTNIRDVIPFPRTPQNAEF; the protein is encoded by the coding sequence ATGAAACATACCAAGATTAAAGATCTTTTAGCAGGTTCAAGTCTTTTACAAGAAGTGGTGGCAAAAGGTTGGGTTCGCAGTTTTAGAAACAACCAATTCATTGCTTTGAACGACGGTTCAACCATTCACAACATTCAGTGCGTTTTAGAATTAGATGCATTTCCCGAAGAAATCATTAAACGCATTACAACTGGTGCGGCCATTAGCGTAAAAGGTACGTTGGTTGAAAGCCAAGGCAAAGGTCAGAAATACGAAATTCAAGCACATACAATGGAGATTTTAGGCGATTCAGATGCTGAAAAATATCCTATACAACCTAAAAAACACTCGTTAGAATTTTTACGTGAAAATGCTCATTTGCGTATTCGTACCAATATGTTTGGTGCCATTATGCGAGTGCGCAGCACGCTTTCTTATGCGGTGCACAAATATTTTCAAGACAATGGTTTTTTCTATGTGAACACTCCGATTGTTACGGGTTCAGATGCAGAAGGTGCGGGTGAAATGTTTCAAGTAACCTCGTTGCCATTAGACGGTTCTGCTCCAAGAAATGAAGACGGAAGCATCAATTATAAAGAAGACTTTTTTGGAAAACACACCAATTTAACTGTTTCTGGACAGCTCGAAGCAGAAACATACGCCATGGCTTTGGGGCAAGTTTATACATTTGGACCCACTTTTCGCGCGGAAAACTCGAACACATCGCGCCATTTGGCTGAGTTTTGGATGATTGAACCAGAGGTTGCATTTAACAATTTAGACGACAACATGGATTTGGCGGAAGATTTCATCAAATTTGTGATTAAATACACTTTGGAAAAGTGCGAAGACGATTTAAAATTGTTGGAAACCCGATTGATTGAAGAAGAAAAATCGAAACCACAGGCAGAACGCTCTGAAATGCGTTTAATTGAAAAACTACAATTTGTTTTAGAGAATAATTTTAAACGCGTTTCTTATACCGAAGCAATTGATATTTTAAAAGCATCGAAACCCAATAAAAACAAAAAATTCCAATACATTATTGACGAATGGGGAGCCGATTTACAAAGCGAACACGAACGTTTCTTGGTTGAAAAACACTTTAAATGTCCGGTGATTTTGTTTGATTATCCAGCTAAAATCAAAGCTTTTTACATGCGTTTGAATGAAGACGGAAAAACCGTTCGCGCAATGGATATTTTATTCCCTGGCATTGGTGAAATTGTAGGCGGATCACAACGTGAAGAACGCTATGAGGTGTTGGTAGAAAAAATGCAGGCACTAAACATTCCCGAAGAAGAATTGTGGTGGTATCTGGATACCCGCAAATTTGGATCGGCAGTGCACTCTGGGTTTGGTTTAGGTTTTGAACGTTTGGTATTGTTCGTAACTGGTATGACTAATATTCGCGACGTGATTCCATTCCCAAGAACACCGCAAAACGCAGAGTTTTAA